The following proteins are encoded in a genomic region of Pseudomonadota bacterium:
- the ychF gene encoding redox-regulated ATPase YchF, giving the protein MSINCGIVGLPNVGKSTLFNAMTAAHVPAEKYPFCTKDHNTGMVAIPDDRLNKIASIFKPERVVPTQVEFVDIAGLVEGAHKGEGLGNRFLSHIREMHAVAHVVRCFDAEDVPHSYDRIDPVHDIEVVNTELALADLEIVTKRHEKASHLAKTGDKAARAELPLLENLKAAIESGLPARKAPLSEKEREELDTTGLITTKPVLYVLNVNESDVKGPSERVKAALAHAAEEGSPAIEICGSIEDELADLSDEEKRAFLDDLGLAEPGLPRLIHAAYKLLDLITFFTKDGPEVRAWTVRRGTKAPAAAGKIHTDFERGFVRAEVYSSDDLFKTGSEHKVKDEGHLRIEGHDYVIKDGDVVHFRFNV; this is encoded by the coding sequence ATGAGCATAAACTGCGGCATAGTGGGGCTGCCCAACGTGGGCAAGTCCACCCTCTTCAACGCGATGACCGCGGCCCACGTACCTGCCGAGAAGTACCCCTTCTGCACAAAGGACCACAACACGGGCATGGTCGCCATCCCGGACGATCGGCTGAACAAGATCGCCTCGATATTCAAGCCAGAGCGCGTGGTCCCCACCCAGGTCGAGTTCGTGGACATCGCCGGCCTCGTCGAGGGCGCCCACAAGGGCGAGGGGCTGGGCAATAGATTCCTCTCGCACATACGCGAGATGCATGCCGTGGCCCACGTCGTCCGATGCTTCGACGCGGAGGACGTGCCGCACTCCTACGACAGAATAGACCCTGTTCACGACATCGAGGTCGTGAACACCGAGCTCGCGCTCGCGGACCTCGAGATAGTCACCAAGCGCCACGAGAAGGCCTCCCACCTGGCAAAGACTGGCGACAAGGCCGCGCGGGCGGAGCTGCCGCTGCTGGAGAATCTCAAGGCCGCGATCGAGTCCGGGCTGCCCGCGCGAAAGGCCCCCCTCTCGGAAAAGGAGCGGGAGGAGCTGGACACCACCGGGCTCATCACCACGAAGCCGGTCCTCTATGTTCTCAACGTCAACGAGAGCGACGTGAAGGGGCCGTCCGAGCGGGTGAAGGCGGCGCTGGCGCACGCCGCAGAGGAGGGCTCCCCGGCCATAGAGATCTGCGGCTCGATCGAGGACGAGCTCGCCGACCTCTCCGACGAGGAGAAGCGCGCATTCCTCGACGACCTGGGCCTCGCAGAGCCGGGGCTGCCCAGGCTCATCCACGCGGCCTATAAGCTGCTCGATCTCATCACCTTCTTCACCAAGGACGGCCCGGAGGTGCGCGCCTGGACCGTCAGGCGCGGCACGAAGGCCCCTGCCGCAGCGGGAAAGATTCACACCGACTTCGAGCGGGGCTTCGTGAGGGCCGAGGTCTACTCGAGCGACGACCTGTTCAAGACCGGTTCCGAGCACAAGGTCAAGGATGAGGGGCATCTCCGCATAGAGGGGCACGACTACGTCATAAAGGACGGCGACGTGGTGCATTTCAGGTTCAACGTTTAG